GTAAGTGAATTGCGGCGCCAAATAAAGATTATCTCAATAATAAACACCATAAGATTAATTAAGTAAATAAAGAACATTAAATAACTTATTAACCGGGATCGGTTTGTGAAATAGGTCAATAATCGGCGTTTTTTTTCTGCTTACCATGGGTTTATTGAACGAGAAGGTGGTTTTATCTTCATGGTTTTTAAGGTTTTAATTGCCATTTCTGATGTTAATTAAAATGCCTTTTTGTATTTCATTTGTTGTTTGCCAGTTAACCCAGAGAGCGTGTTATGTTAGGCGATGCCGTATTTAATCGGGTAAAGCGATCGGATCATAAAGCGATTTCAGAAATAAGCGCCTTCTTGCGCAGTAACGATCTGAATATCGACACCACGGTTGAAATATTTATTACCGTTACCCAGCACGACAAATTGGTCGCCTGCGGCGGCATCGCCGACAATATTATCAAATGCGTCGCCATCAGCCCGCTGATGCGCGGCGAAGGGTTGGCGCTGGCGCTGGCGACCGAGCTGGTGAACCTGGCCTATGAGCGCCATCACACCCAGCTGTTTATCTACACCAAGGTGCAGAACGAGCCGCTGTTCCGCCAGTGCGGTTTCTACCCGATCGCCACCGTGCCGGGCATCGTGGTGCTGATGGAAAACAGCCCGTGCCGCCTGAAGCGCTACGCCGCCCAGCTGGCGAGCCAGCGCCGGCCGGGCGAGACCATCGGCAGCATCGTGATGAACGCCAACCCCTTCACTCGCGGGCACCAATATCTGGTGCGGCAGGCGGCCAAACGCTGCGACTGGCTGCACCTGTTTCTGGTGAAGGAAAACACCTCGCGCTTCAGCTATGAAGACCGGCGCCGGCTGGTGCTGGCCGGCACCGCCGATATCCCCAACCTCACGGTACACGAAGGCTCGCAGTACGTGATCTCGCGCGCCACCTTCCCCTGTTACTTCATCAAGGACCAGGGCGTGGCCGACGACTGTTACACCGAAATCGATCTGAAGATCTTCCGCCAGTATCTGGCGCCCGCGCTGGGCATTACGCACCGCTTCGTCGGCAACGAGCCGTTCTGCGCGGTGACCGCGAAATACAACCGCGACATGCGCTACTGGCTGGAAACGCCGGCGTTGCCCAGCCCGCCGATCGCGCTGGTGGAAATCGAGCGTTTGCAATATCAGGGCACGGCGATCTCCGCCTCCTGGGTGCGCAAGCTGCTGGCGGCGGGGGACTTCCACGCCGCCGCGCCGCTGGTGCCGCCGGACACCCTGTACTACCTGCAGGATCTGCAAACGCAGCGCCGGGCCAAGGCGGCCCCGCATCCTTTTGAGTCCGCACAATCAGGTGAATGATGAAAATTATCCGAGAAGCAATGGCCGGCACGCTGGAATCCAGCGATGTCATGGTGCGCATCGCGCCCGCCGAAGGGCCACAGCACGATCTGCTGATCGCCAGCAGCGTGGAAAAACAGTTCGGCGCGGCGATCCGCCGCACCCTGCTGGAGGTGCTGCAGCGTTATGAGGTGGAACCGGTGCAGGTGATCGTCGACGACAAAGGGGCGCTGGACTGCGTGCTGCGCGCCCGGCTGGAAACCGCGCTGATGCGCGCCTGCGAGGGTGGCCAACTGCCGTGGGAGGCGAAAGATGAAAACGCTGAATAAAACCCGGCTGCGCCGCAGCATGTTGTTCGTCCCCGGCGCCAACGCGGCGATGGTCAGCAACGCCTTTATCTATCAGGCCGATGCGCTGATGTTCGATCTTGAAGACTCGGTGATCCTGCGTGAAAAAGACGCGGCGCGCCGGCTGGTGTACCACGCGCTGCAGCACCCGCTGTACCAGGAGGTGGAAACCATCGTGCGCGTCAATGCGCTCGACTCCGCCTACGGCCTGGCGGATTTGCAGGCGGTGGTGCGCGGCGGCGCGGACATCGTGCGCCTGCCGAAGACCGACAGCGCGCAGGACGTTATCGACATGGAGCGCGAGATTGCCGCCATCGAAGCGGCCTGCGGCCGGCCGGTCGGCAGCACCGGGCTGCTGGCGGCGATCGAATCGGCGCAGGGCATCACCAACGCGGTGGCGATCGCGCACGCTTCGCCGCGTCTTATCGGCATCGCGCTGGGGGCGGAAGACTATGTACGCAACCTGCGCACCGAACGCTCGCCGGAAGGCATCGAGCTGCTGTTCGCCCGCTGCTCGCTGCTGCAGGCGGCGCGCGCCGCCGGCATTCAGGCGTTCGACACCGTTTACTCCGACGCCAACAACGAGGCCGGTTTCCTGCAGGAGGCGGCGCTGATCAAACAGCTCGGCTTCGACGGAAAATCGCTGATCAACCCGCGCCAAATTGAGCTGCTGCACAACCTGTACGCGCCGACCGCCAAAGAGGTGGCGC
Above is a window of Serratia nematodiphila DZ0503SBS1 DNA encoding:
- the citC gene encoding [citrate (pro-3S)-lyase] ligase, which translates into the protein MLGDAVFNRVKRSDHKAISEISAFLRSNDLNIDTTVEIFITVTQHDKLVACGGIADNIIKCVAISPLMRGEGLALALATELVNLAYERHHTQLFIYTKVQNEPLFRQCGFYPIATVPGIVVLMENSPCRLKRYAAQLASQRRPGETIGSIVMNANPFTRGHQYLVRQAAKRCDWLHLFLVKENTSRFSYEDRRRLVLAGTADIPNLTVHEGSQYVISRATFPCYFIKDQGVADDCYTEIDLKIFRQYLAPALGITHRFVGNEPFCAVTAKYNRDMRYWLETPALPSPPIALVEIERLQYQGTAISASWVRKLLAAGDFHAAAPLVPPDTLYYLQDLQTQRRAKAAPHPFESAQSGE
- the citD gene encoding citrate lyase acyl carrier protein is translated as MKIIREAMAGTLESSDVMVRIAPAEGPQHDLLIASSVEKQFGAAIRRTLLEVLQRYEVEPVQVIVDDKGALDCVLRARLETALMRACEGGQLPWEAKDENAE
- the citE gene encoding citrate (pro-3S)-lyase subunit beta is translated as MKTLNKTRLRRSMLFVPGANAAMVSNAFIYQADALMFDLEDSVILREKDAARRLVYHALQHPLYQEVETIVRVNALDSAYGLADLQAVVRGGADIVRLPKTDSAQDVIDMEREIAAIEAACGRPVGSTGLLAAIESAQGITNAVAIAHASPRLIGIALGAEDYVRNLRTERSPEGIELLFARCSLLQAARAAGIQAFDTVYSDANNEAGFLQEAALIKQLGFDGKSLINPRQIELLHNLYAPTAKEVAHAQRVVDAAEAAEREGRGVVSLNGKMVDSPVIERARLVLARAALSGLREEPAQHGEEA